In the Geobacter sp. FeAm09 genome, one interval contains:
- a CDS encoding CoA-binding protein translates to MTTQQQIDTFLTSPAFGVVGASQNRSKYGNKVLRCYLQHGYGAIPVNPNEQEIEGVACVAAIGDLPPEVKSISMITPPEVTARLVPLALEQGIENIWMQPGAEHPEAVALCRQRQVNVIADGSCLLVVLGYHDH, encoded by the coding sequence ATGACCACGCAGCAGCAGATCGACACGTTCCTCACCTCACCGGCCTTCGGGGTCGTGGGGGCATCGCAGAACCGCTCCAAGTACGGCAACAAGGTGCTGCGCTGCTACCTGCAGCACGGCTACGGGGCCATACCGGTCAACCCCAACGAGCAGGAGATCGAAGGGGTGGCCTGCGTTGCCGCCATCGGCGATCTGCCGCCGGAGGTCAAGAGCATCTCCATGATCACCCCGCCCGAGGTGACCGCCCGGCTGGTGCCCCTGGCCCTGGAGCAGGGGATCGAGAACATCTGGATGCAGCCGGGGGCGGAACATCCCGAGGCGGTGGCCCTCTGCCGGCAGCGGCAGGTCAATGTCATCGCCGACGGGAGCTGCCTCTTGGTGGTGCTGGGGTACCACGACCATTAA
- the typA gene encoding translational GTPase TypA, with translation MQERIRNIAIIAHVDHGKTTLVDAMLRHSGVYRENEAITERVMDSNDLEKERGITILAKNLSIHHGRYKINIVDTPGHADFGGEVERVLKMVDSVLLLVDALDGPMPQTRFVLKKSLDLGLKPIVVINKIDRPGSRPDEVLNMVFDLFCELNASDEQLDFPVVYTSAKMGYAKLDVNAESSSMEPLFAVIESNVRPPQGDAKAPFQMLVANIDYNDYIGRMATGRIFNGSVASGETVAMIKQDGTVQKGRITKLLGYEGLKQVEISVAETGDIVTVAGFDEIGIGETLASAENPIAVPYVSIDEPTLSMNFMVNASPFAGREGKWVTSRNIRERLAKELRTNVSLRVEDTDSPDTLKVSGRGELHLSILIENMRREGFELAVSKPEVIVRERDGQKMEPMEYLVVDVASEFQGAIIEKMGPRKGEMAAMSPMGDMVRLEFIIPARGLIGLRGEVLTDTRGTAVMTHTFHDYAPYKGDIPGRKNGVLIAMEHGETTAYSLDALQPRGTLFIGAGVEVYGGMIIGQHAKDNDLDVNPCKGKKLTNVRASGSDDAIKLTPPRVLTLEQALEFIDDDELVEVTPLSIRMRKKELDPTKRKRASKG, from the coding sequence ATGCAGGAGCGTATCAGAAACATCGCCATCATCGCGCACGTCGACCATGGCAAGACCACCCTGGTTGACGCCATGCTGCGCCATTCCGGCGTCTACCGGGAAAACGAGGCCATCACCGAACGGGTCATGGACTCCAACGACCTGGAGAAGGAGCGCGGCATCACCATTTTGGCCAAGAACCTCTCCATCCACCACGGCCGCTACAAGATCAACATCGTGGACACCCCCGGCCACGCCGACTTCGGCGGCGAGGTGGAGCGCGTCCTGAAGATGGTGGATTCGGTGCTCCTGCTGGTCGACGCCCTGGACGGCCCCATGCCCCAGACCCGCTTCGTCCTCAAGAAATCCCTCGACCTGGGACTGAAGCCGATCGTGGTCATCAACAAGATCGACCGCCCCGGCAGCCGCCCGGACGAGGTGCTGAACATGGTCTTCGACCTGTTCTGCGAACTGAACGCCAGCGACGAACAGCTGGATTTCCCGGTGGTCTACACCAGCGCCAAGATGGGCTACGCCAAGCTGGACGTCAATGCGGAATCCAGCAGCATGGAGCCGCTGTTTGCCGTGATCGAAAGCAATGTCCGCCCCCCCCAGGGAGACGCCAAGGCCCCCTTCCAGATGCTGGTGGCCAACATCGACTACAACGACTACATCGGCCGCATGGCCACCGGCCGCATCTTCAACGGCAGCGTCGCCTCCGGCGAGACCGTCGCCATGATCAAGCAGGACGGCACGGTTCAGAAGGGGCGCATCACCAAGCTGCTCGGCTATGAAGGCCTGAAGCAGGTGGAAATCAGCGTGGCGGAAACCGGCGATATCGTTACCGTGGCCGGCTTCGACGAGATCGGCATCGGCGAGACCCTGGCCTCGGCCGAGAACCCCATCGCCGTCCCCTATGTCTCCATCGACGAACCGACCCTGTCCATGAACTTCATGGTCAACGCCTCCCCCTTTGCCGGCCGCGAAGGGAAGTGGGTCACCTCGCGCAACATCCGGGAGCGCCTGGCCAAGGAACTGCGCACCAACGTATCGCTTCGGGTGGAGGACACCGACTCCCCGGACACCCTGAAGGTGTCGGGCCGCGGCGAACTGCACCTGTCGATCCTGATCGAGAACATGCGCCGCGAGGGCTTCGAGCTGGCCGTATCCAAACCCGAGGTCATCGTCCGGGAACGGGACGGTCAGAAGATGGAGCCGATGGAATACCTGGTGGTGGACGTGGCCTCCGAGTTCCAGGGCGCCATCATCGAGAAGATGGGCCCGCGCAAGGGTGAAATGGCGGCCATGAGCCCCATGGGCGACATGGTGCGCCTGGAGTTCATCATCCCGGCCCGCGGCCTGATCGGCCTGCGGGGCGAGGTGCTGACCGATACCCGCGGCACGGCGGTCATGACCCACACCTTCCACGATTACGCCCCCTACAAAGGCGACATCCCGGGCCGCAAGAACGGCGTGCTGATCGCCATGGAGCACGGCGAGACCACCGCCTACTCCCTGGATGCCCTCCAGCCCCGCGGCACCCTCTTCATCGGGGCCGGGGTCGAGGTCTACGGCGGCATGATCATCGGCCAGCACGCCAAGGACAACGACCTGGACGTCAACCCCTGCAAGGGCAAGAAACTGACCAACGTGCGCGCCTCCGGCTCCGACGACGCCATCAAGCTGACGCCGCCCCGCGTCCTGACCCTGGAGCAGGCTCTGGAATTCATCGACGACGACGAATTGGTCGAGGTTACCCCTCTCTCGATCCGCATGCGCAAAAAGGAACTGGACCCGACCAAACGGAAGCGGGCCTCGAAAGGCTAA